In the genome of Triticum urartu cultivar G1812 chromosome 5, Tu2.1, whole genome shotgun sequence, one region contains:
- the LOC125511378 gene encoding protein NPGR2-like isoform X1 has product MEGRKERGRSRRVFRRMAMQCLCSGEQANLVDELNPSNGEIELYAKNDGLREAELSLQEGGSLNYEEARALLAKVEYQQGHVEEALRVLDGINTAELIPMVKMSICRLARADPHSSYPPMSLHTVNLVMETIYLKTIALRDLGKFKEAAQECSTILDVVESALPKGLPAKFGDGSNLNATIRSAVELLPELWKLADFPPKVLSSYRGALLSNWNLDAKAIGRIQKEFAIFLLYSGCEACTPPLRSQLDGSFVPRNNLEEAILLLMILLMKFNLKRLERDPTVMHHLTFALSLSGRLKPLAGQFEKLLPGVLDSREWLYNVALCYLAEEDDLAALNLLKMILRFGEDPSCLKELLLTSKICSENGAHAEEGASYARRALASLDGGCDQLEVVADLLLGISLSRQARYAPSGTERASQQREALKVLGVAEKKMQDKDFRVLYNLSLENAEQRKLDAAALYAKKLLKLENGSELRSWLLVARITSAQKRFEDAESIVNAALDQTAKWCQGDLLQTKAKIQAANGQFKKAVETYTQLLAVIELRKKSFNSGIFVLQGTKDDGSMETEAWYNLALLYLSLSQWRDTELCISKIKAISAYSPLAYHATGKLLEARGFLKEALGAYSKALDLDPKHVPSLICAAVALRQLGGRPLPAARCLLTDALRLDRTNHVAWFNLGLTYEDEGGSSSAALEAAECFQAAALLEETAPAEPFR; this is encoded by the exons ATGGAGGGcaggaaagagagggggagatCTCGTAGAGTGTTTCGGCGGATGGCGATGCAGTGCCTCTGCTCCGGGGAGCAGGCCAATCTGGTGGATGAGCTCAACCCGTCAAATGGCGAAATCGAGTTGTATGCCAAAAATGACGGCCTTCGGGAAGCCGAGTTGTCTCTCCAGGAGGGTGGATCCCTTAACTATGAG GAAGCAAGGGCATTGCTTGCAAAAGTCGAGTACCAACAGGGGCATGTTGAAGAAGCACTTCGTGTGCTTGATGGGATAAACACGGCTGAACTAATTCCTATGGTGAAAATGTCCATCTGTAGATTAGCAAGGGCCGATCCACATTCCAGTTATCCACCAATGTCCTTGCATACTGTTAATCTAGTAATGGAGACCATATATCTCAAAACTATAGCACTTCGTGATCTTGGGAAGTTCAAAG AAGCTGCACAAGAATGCAGTACGATATTGGACGTTGTAGAATCGGCACTGCCTAAGGGCTTACCAGCCAAGTTTGGAGATGGTAGTAACTTGAATGCAACAATACGCAGTGCCGTTGAGTTGCTTCCTGAGCTATGGAAATTAGCGGATTTCCCTCCTAAAGTGCTCTCTTCATATAGGGGGGCTCTTCTTAGTAATTGGAATCTGGATGCAAAGGCCATTGGTAGAATACAGAAGGAGTTTGCTATTTTTCTCCTATACAGTGGCTGTGAGGCCTGCACTCCACCTCTTCGATCCCAATTGGATGGTTCATTTGTACCTCGGAATAATTTGGAGGAAGCTattcttcttttgatgattttaTTGATGAAATTCAACCTTAAGAGGCTTGAGAGAGACCCAACTGTGATGCATCATCTGACTTTTGCATTGTCCTTATCAGGACGGTTAAAACCTCTAGCCGGTCAGTTTGAAAAACTATTACCTGGTGTGTTAGACAGCAGAGAGTGGTTGTACAATGTTGCACTGTGTTACCTAGCAGAAGAAGATGATCTAGCTGCCCTCAATCTGCTCAAAATGATACTAAGATTTGGAGAGGACCCCAGTTGTCTCAAAGAACTTCTTCTAACTTCAAAAATTTGTAGCGAGAACGGTGCACATGCTGAAGAAGGTGCATCCTATGCACGCAGAGCCCTTGCTAGTCTCGATGGAGGTTGTGACCAGTTAGAGGTTGTCGCGGACCTTCTACTTGGCATTTCCCTCTCCCGTCAAGCTAGATATGCTCCGAGTGGTACGGAGAGGGCTTCTCAGCAGCGTGAAGCCCTGAAGGTGCTTGGTGTTGCTGAAAAGAAGATGCAAGACAAAGATTTTAGGGTACTGTACAATCTGAGCCTTGAAAATGCTGAGCAGAGGAAACTAGATGCAGCAGCACTTTATGCAAAGAAGCTACTGAAATTGGAGAATGGTTCAGAATTAAGGAGCTGGCTCCTTGTAGCTCGTATCACGAGTGCTCAAAAACGGTTTGAAGATGCTGAATCTATTGTAAATGCTGCCCTTGATCAGACTGCAAAGTGGTGCCAAGGAGATCTGTTGCAAACCAAAGCCAAAATTCAGGCTGCAAACGGGCAATTTAAGAAGGCAGTCGAGACTTATACCCAGCTTCTTGCTGTCATCGAACTCAGGAAGAAAAGTTTCAACTCTGGGATTTTTGTATTACAG GGCACGAAGGATGATGGAAGCATGGAAACAGAGGCATGGTACAATCTGGCCCTTCTGTACCTAAGCCTGTCACAGTGGAGGGATACAGAGCTTTGCATATCCAAAATAAAGGCTATCAGTGCATATTCTCCCTTGGCTTATCATGCTACAG GAAAGCTACTTGAAGCAAGAGGGTTTCTAAAGGAGGCTCTTGGAGCATACTCCAAAGCATTAGATCTCGACCCTAAGCACGTACCGAGTTTGATATGTGCCGCCGTTGCTCTTCGACAGCTTGGAGGGAGGCCCTTGCCTGCCGCAAGGTGCCTCCTAACTGACGCACTGAGACTGGACAGAACGAACCATGTTGCATGGTTTAACCTCGGTCTAACCTATGAAGATGAAGGGGGCAGTTCATCAGCGGCACTCGAAGCTGCGGAATGTTTTCAGGCGGCTGCCCTTCTCGAAGAAACCGCCCCGGCTGAACCTTTCAGATAA
- the LOC125511378 gene encoding protein NPGR2-like isoform X2, with amino-acid sequence MAMQCLCSGEQANLVDELNPSNGEIELYAKNDGLREAELSLQEGGSLNYEEARALLAKVEYQQGHVEEALRVLDGINTAELIPMVKMSICRLARADPHSSYPPMSLHTVNLVMETIYLKTIALRDLGKFKEAAQECSTILDVVESALPKGLPAKFGDGSNLNATIRSAVELLPELWKLADFPPKVLSSYRGALLSNWNLDAKAIGRIQKEFAIFLLYSGCEACTPPLRSQLDGSFVPRNNLEEAILLLMILLMKFNLKRLERDPTVMHHLTFALSLSGRLKPLAGQFEKLLPGVLDSREWLYNVALCYLAEEDDLAALNLLKMILRFGEDPSCLKELLLTSKICSENGAHAEEGASYARRALASLDGGCDQLEVVADLLLGISLSRQARYAPSGTERASQQREALKVLGVAEKKMQDKDFRVLYNLSLENAEQRKLDAAALYAKKLLKLENGSELRSWLLVARITSAQKRFEDAESIVNAALDQTAKWCQGDLLQTKAKIQAANGQFKKAVETYTQLLAVIELRKKSFNSGIFVLQGTKDDGSMETEAWYNLALLYLSLSQWRDTELCISKIKAISAYSPLAYHATGKLLEARGFLKEALGAYSKALDLDPKHVPSLICAAVALRQLGGRPLPAARCLLTDALRLDRTNHVAWFNLGLTYEDEGGSSSAALEAAECFQAAALLEETAPAEPFR; translated from the exons ATGGCGATGCAGTGCCTCTGCTCCGGGGAGCAGGCCAATCTGGTGGATGAGCTCAACCCGTCAAATGGCGAAATCGAGTTGTATGCCAAAAATGACGGCCTTCGGGAAGCCGAGTTGTCTCTCCAGGAGGGTGGATCCCTTAACTATGAG GAAGCAAGGGCATTGCTTGCAAAAGTCGAGTACCAACAGGGGCATGTTGAAGAAGCACTTCGTGTGCTTGATGGGATAAACACGGCTGAACTAATTCCTATGGTGAAAATGTCCATCTGTAGATTAGCAAGGGCCGATCCACATTCCAGTTATCCACCAATGTCCTTGCATACTGTTAATCTAGTAATGGAGACCATATATCTCAAAACTATAGCACTTCGTGATCTTGGGAAGTTCAAAG AAGCTGCACAAGAATGCAGTACGATATTGGACGTTGTAGAATCGGCACTGCCTAAGGGCTTACCAGCCAAGTTTGGAGATGGTAGTAACTTGAATGCAACAATACGCAGTGCCGTTGAGTTGCTTCCTGAGCTATGGAAATTAGCGGATTTCCCTCCTAAAGTGCTCTCTTCATATAGGGGGGCTCTTCTTAGTAATTGGAATCTGGATGCAAAGGCCATTGGTAGAATACAGAAGGAGTTTGCTATTTTTCTCCTATACAGTGGCTGTGAGGCCTGCACTCCACCTCTTCGATCCCAATTGGATGGTTCATTTGTACCTCGGAATAATTTGGAGGAAGCTattcttcttttgatgattttaTTGATGAAATTCAACCTTAAGAGGCTTGAGAGAGACCCAACTGTGATGCATCATCTGACTTTTGCATTGTCCTTATCAGGACGGTTAAAACCTCTAGCCGGTCAGTTTGAAAAACTATTACCTGGTGTGTTAGACAGCAGAGAGTGGTTGTACAATGTTGCACTGTGTTACCTAGCAGAAGAAGATGATCTAGCTGCCCTCAATCTGCTCAAAATGATACTAAGATTTGGAGAGGACCCCAGTTGTCTCAAAGAACTTCTTCTAACTTCAAAAATTTGTAGCGAGAACGGTGCACATGCTGAAGAAGGTGCATCCTATGCACGCAGAGCCCTTGCTAGTCTCGATGGAGGTTGTGACCAGTTAGAGGTTGTCGCGGACCTTCTACTTGGCATTTCCCTCTCCCGTCAAGCTAGATATGCTCCGAGTGGTACGGAGAGGGCTTCTCAGCAGCGTGAAGCCCTGAAGGTGCTTGGTGTTGCTGAAAAGAAGATGCAAGACAAAGATTTTAGGGTACTGTACAATCTGAGCCTTGAAAATGCTGAGCAGAGGAAACTAGATGCAGCAGCACTTTATGCAAAGAAGCTACTGAAATTGGAGAATGGTTCAGAATTAAGGAGCTGGCTCCTTGTAGCTCGTATCACGAGTGCTCAAAAACGGTTTGAAGATGCTGAATCTATTGTAAATGCTGCCCTTGATCAGACTGCAAAGTGGTGCCAAGGAGATCTGTTGCAAACCAAAGCCAAAATTCAGGCTGCAAACGGGCAATTTAAGAAGGCAGTCGAGACTTATACCCAGCTTCTTGCTGTCATCGAACTCAGGAAGAAAAGTTTCAACTCTGGGATTTTTGTATTACAG GGCACGAAGGATGATGGAAGCATGGAAACAGAGGCATGGTACAATCTGGCCCTTCTGTACCTAAGCCTGTCACAGTGGAGGGATACAGAGCTTTGCATATCCAAAATAAAGGCTATCAGTGCATATTCTCCCTTGGCTTATCATGCTACAG GAAAGCTACTTGAAGCAAGAGGGTTTCTAAAGGAGGCTCTTGGAGCATACTCCAAAGCATTAGATCTCGACCCTAAGCACGTACCGAGTTTGATATGTGCCGCCGTTGCTCTTCGACAGCTTGGAGGGAGGCCCTTGCCTGCCGCAAGGTGCCTCCTAACTGACGCACTGAGACTGGACAGAACGAACCATGTTGCATGGTTTAACCTCGGTCTAACCTATGAAGATGAAGGGGGCAGTTCATCAGCGGCACTCGAAGCTGCGGAATGTTTTCAGGCGGCTGCCCTTCTCGAAGAAACCGCCCCGGCTGAACCTTTCAGATAA